From the Clostridium sp. Marseille-P299 genome, one window contains:
- a CDS encoding amidohydrolase, giving the protein MSWIKNVLLEVGREEISKNNIVTKTKEVCLFIQDGMIKEITDTVPEDAQDIIDAKGYLALPSLADNHIHLDKGHFGGKWHAVVPMHSVAERIVEEQGFLRDFLVDTPKKAQALIDLITGRGATFLRVQVNVDPVIGLENLELIKEVLEKNKNKLDYEIVVFPQHGTVITEEIGLLSKALEDEAVTAIGGVDPATIDGDIEKSLKITFDLAKKYNKNVDVHLHDGGTLGIYEINHIIDYTIASNLQGKVQISHAFALGDIKGENLIRIAKRLKEADIAINTTVPLGMTALSIPVLQSQGVKVNVINDNINDHWSPFGSGDLIERASRAAEVFSLTDEVSLSNALGLVTNGVTPLDKEGNQVWPKVGDKADILFTKAECSAHLVGRVCPERVVLFKGQLVSGEFI; this is encoded by the coding sequence GAAATCTCTAAAAATAATATTGTAACAAAAACTAAAGAAGTTTGTCTATTTATTCAGGATGGTATGATAAAAGAAATTACAGATACTGTACCAGAGGATGCACAAGATATCATTGATGCAAAAGGATATTTAGCTTTACCATCTTTGGCAGATAATCATATTCATTTGGATAAAGGGCATTTTGGTGGTAAATGGCATGCAGTTGTACCAATGCATAGTGTAGCAGAAAGAATTGTAGAAGAGCAGGGATTTTTAAGAGACTTTTTAGTAGACACACCGAAAAAAGCACAGGCATTAATTGATTTAATTACAGGTAGGGGAGCAACTTTTTTACGTGTACAAGTTAATGTGGATCCAGTCATTGGATTAGAAAATCTAGAGCTAATCAAAGAAGTTCTTGAAAAGAATAAAAATAAGTTAGATTATGAAATTGTAGTATTCCCACAACATGGAACAGTGATTACAGAAGAAATAGGTTTATTAAGTAAAGCCTTAGAAGATGAGGCCGTAACTGCAATCGGTGGAGTTGATCCAGCAACCATTGATGGTGATATTGAAAAGTCATTAAAAATTACATTTGATTTAGCAAAGAAATATAACAAAAATGTTGATGTACATTTACATGACGGTGGTACGTTAGGTATTTATGAAATAAATCACATCATTGATTATACAATCGCTTCAAATCTACAGGGAAAAGTACAAATAAGCCATGCATTTGCCTTAGGAGATATTAAAGGTGAGAATTTAATCCGTATTGCAAAACGATTAAAAGAAGCGGATATTGCTATAAATACAACTGTTCCATTAGGAATGACTGCATTATCAATTCCAGTGTTACAAAGTCAGGGAGTAAAGGTAAATGTTATTAATGATAATATCAATGACCACTGGAGTCCATTTGGATCTGGCGATTTAATTGAACGTGCCAGCCGTGCAGCAGAAGTATTTTCTTTAACTGATGAAGTTTCATTATCAAATGCTTTAGGGCTTGTAACAAATGGTGTGACTCCACTTGATAAAGAAGGAAATCAGGTATGGCCTAAGGTAGGAGATAAAGCAGACATCTTATTCACAAAGGCCGAATGCTCCGCCCACTTAGTTGGAAGAGTTTGTCCTGAAAGAGTTGTTTTATTTAAGGGTCAACTTGTTTCTGGAGAGTTTATATAA
- the zupT gene encoding zinc transporter ZupT has translation MELSNVLFAFLLTLFAGLSTGIGSALSLLTKKTSTKFLSIALGFSAGVMIYVSFVEIFVKAKDSLISVLGVKGGTWATVGGFFFGILIITIIDKLIPSSENPHEVHLVEEMDGESEEHKSNLMRMGVFTALAIAIHNFPEGLATFTAAISDPSLGIPIAAAIAIHNIPEGIAVAVPIFYATGSRKKAFKLSFLSGLSEPLGAIIGYLLLYRFFNDAVFGFIFASVAGIMVYISLDELLPSAREYGEHHLSIYGLIAGMAVMALSLLLFV, from the coding sequence ATGGAGTTATCGAATGTTTTATTTGCATTTTTACTGACACTTTTTGCTGGTCTATCAACAGGAATCGGAAGTGCACTTTCACTACTAACAAAAAAGACCAGTACTAAGTTTTTATCCATTGCATTAGGATTTTCTGCGGGGGTAATGATTTATGTTTCATTTGTTGAGATATTTGTAAAAGCTAAGGATTCTCTAATCTCTGTTCTTGGTGTCAAGGGTGGAACGTGGGCAACTGTTGGAGGGTTTTTCTTTGGTATTTTAATTATAACTATTATTGATAAACTAATCCCTTCTTCAGAAAATCCTCATGAAGTACATTTGGTAGAAGAAATGGACGGGGAAAGTGAGGAACATAAATCAAACTTAATGCGAATGGGAGTATTTACAGCATTGGCAATAGCAATCCATAATTTTCCCGAAGGTTTAGCCACATTCACTGCAGCTATAAGTGATCCAAGTCTTGGTATTCCTATAGCAGCAGCGATAGCCATACACAATATTCCAGAAGGTATAGCAGTTGCGGTCCCAATATTTTATGCGACTGGAAGCAGAAAAAAAGCATTTAAATTATCTTTTTTATCAGGACTGTCTGAACCTCTAGGTGCAATAATTGGATATTTATTACTATATAGATTCTTTAACGATGCTGTGTTCGGTTTTATCTTTGCTTCTGTAGCAGGGATTATGGTATATATTAGCCTTGATGAACTCCTTCCTTCTGCAAGAGAATATGGAGAACATCATTTATCGATTTACGGTTTAATTGCCGGTATGGCTGTAATGGCGTTAAGTCTTTTATTGTTTGTTTAA